The genomic stretch CGTCGCGCGGCCCGATGCCGGGGAGATCGCCCGCCTCAGGACGGAGGCCGACGCCCGGCTCGCCCAAGCCCCGGGCGCCCCCTTCCTCGTCGACCCGGTGAGCGCCCGCGTGATCTTCGACTTCCGGCTTCCCTCCGGCGCGCGGGATGCCACGTGGGAAATCGTCTGGACCCATCCGCCGCTCGCGCCGGGGCCGGAATCGGAGAGAATCGCTCCCGCCTTCGCCCTCTTCTCGCCGCAAAAGACTCTCTATGCCGGGTTCCCGGACGGCGATCGGCGCTATGCCCCCCACTTGGCCGTCCCGATCCAGCTCTTCGGCCGCGAGATTCCGAGGACGGCGGCGAATCGGAACGCGATCTTTTTTGTCCCGACGAAGCCGGACGGATCGGTCTGGTAGCTTAAGTTCGGCGGCCTAAAACTCGATGTCGTACACCGGCCATTCGGGACGGGGAACCGGACGGAACGCCGGATCGAAGCCGAAGGCGTCCCGCAACCCCTCGTCCCCGGGAGCCAGGGCGACGATGTTCGGGACGACGAAGACCCCGTTGCCGATCGGATAGAGGCGCCGGTCGAGGGCGTAGAAATGGCGGTAGCCGAATCCTTCCAGCACCTCGCGGAAGAGCTTCGGCGGATGGTTCCGCGCCTCGCATTCGACCATGTTGAGCTCGAAGACGAGGGGCGGGCGGTGGAGGGAGAAGAGGGCGCTCGCCCCCCGGAAGACATCGATCTCGAAGCCCTCGACGTCGACCTTCATCGCAACGACCTCGCGCCACCGCTCGGGGGAGATCTCCCCGTCGAGGCGGCGGAGCGGGACCGGGACGCCCTTCGTCCCGTCGCCGACGCGGGCGATGCACGAGTTCTCCTCCATCGCCTCGAGGAAGACCTCGCCCTCCGCCGCGCCGAGGGCGACGGGATGGACGGTGAGCCGCTCGGCCAGGCCGTTCCGGGCCGCGTTCCGCGAGAGCAGCCCGACCATCCGGGCCTGGGGCTCGAACGCCTCGCACCGGACGCCGCGCCGAGCGAGCCGGAGCGAATAGAGGCCGAGGTTGGCCCCCGCGTCGACGAAGCGGGGCGACACCGCCTTCGCCCGCGCGGCGCGGTCATAGAGGAAGGAAAGGAACCGCCAGAGATCGGCGTCGTTCTCGCCGAAGAGCGCCGTCGTCCGGCTCGGCACGTCGTTCCAGAACACCTCGAGGCGGAGTCCGTTCTCCAAGCCGATCTCGACCGCCTCGGGCCGGGGCGGGTCGAGGCGGTCGAGCGTGCGGAGGAGGAACGATTTCCCCCGTTCGGAGGGCCAGAACCGGGTCGCCGCGCAAAAACCGGCGGCCAGCGGGGAAAGTCGGGGCAGAGGGTGGGACATAGGGAAAGAAGGGTCGTCCGACGCGATATTACGCCAAACGGGCAAAAGACTCAATCCGGCGGCTTCGCTCCGCGTCGCCCCAGGTCAGGCAGGCCGGATGGCCCTCGGCGCAGAGCGGGAAGAGGCCCCGCTCCCGATGCGGGCAGGGGCAGCAGGGGGCCGAGGAAGGGAAGACCGTTCCGGGAAAGGCGGGCGTGACGACCGACTCCGGCCGGGTCAGCGTCAGGAGGAGCGCCAGGACGCCGTCGTCGCACCCGTATTGGAGGAGATGGGAGGGGAAGCTGTCGGTCGTCACCACCCGGCGGCGGCCCCGGGCGAGGAAGAGGATCTCCTCGGGCCGCGCGAAGCGGACGACGCGGAGCCCCCGGGCCCCGAAGTCGGCCCCGCCCCGGTCGGCGGCATGGAAGGCGAAGTCGGCCTCCGGCAGATGGGCCGCCGCCCACGCGACCGGCATGTATTGGTGCCCCTTCCCCGAAGGAAAGACGAGGGTCCGTCCCGGCTCCCCCGGCGGAAGCGTCGCGGGAAGCTGCCGCAGCCTCTCCCGCACCCCGGAAAAATCGGCGACGATCTGGCGCAGGAGTTCCCCGGGCGGGATCGCGCGGAGCGCCGGGACCGCCGAGGTCTCGAGCCGCCCGAAGTAGCGCCCCGTGTCGTCCGCCGGGGCGATGGAAACCCGTCCCGCCGCGTCGAGGAGGGAGAAGGCCAGCCGGTTGATCGCCTCCTTCACCGGCCCCCGCCGGGAAAGGGAGGAGACGACGCGATGGAGCGGGGCCACGTAACGCCGTCCCCGGAGGACGCCGGGCAGGAGCTCGCGGAAGCCCCGGTTCACGTAGACCCAGGCGGCGGGGGGAGCCTCGCCCTCCATCTCGACGTAGTCGATCCGGCCTGCGAAGGCGACCCGCGCGAGGGGGGTGATCTCCGGCGCGAAGGCCGCCTCGATCCGCAACTCGGGGAGGAGCGCCGCCGCCGCGTGGAGCCCGGCCAGCCGCATCCAGACATCGCCGAAGCCGCCGTTCCGGGCGTCGAGCAGGAGGGTCTTTTTTTTCATCGTTTTCCCATCGCCTCCGCCGTCATAGCATCTCCCTTACTCCGGCGACGAGGCGGGAGCAATAGGCTTCCCACCGGAGCGCCGCCGCCCGCGCCTGGGCCGCCGCGCCGACGGCCCGCAGGCGGTCCCGGTCGGAACGGAGGAGGTCGAGGCGCGCCGCGATCGCCTCCGCCGAGCGGATCGGGACGAGGAACCCGTCGCGTCCGTCCTCGATCAGGTCGGGGGCCGCCGTGTGGGGCGTCGCGATCACCGCCATGCCCCGGCTCATCGCCTCGGGAATGACGAGGCCGAAGCCCTCGAAGAGCGAGGGGAAGACCAGGACGTCGTGCCGCTCCATCTCGGCCAGCACCCCCGCATGGGGAAGGCTCGGGATCCAGCGGCAGCCGGGGCGGGACAGGGCGGCGTCGAGGGCGGGACAGGGCCGGTCCGTCACCTTCCTCCCGATGACCGTCAGGGCGCATCCGGCCCCCGCCTGCTCCAGCGCGGAGAAAAGATAGGAAAGGCCCTTCCGCTGGCTGAGGGAGCCGACGTAGAGGACCCGGAGCGGTTCCGGAGCGGCGCTCCACGCCGTGCGGCGCGGCACCGGGGCATCGTCGCTCCCGCTCCCGTAGGGGATCACCGAGACCTTCTCCGGCGCGATTTCTCCCCGCAAGGTCTCCGCCGTGTAGGAACTGGCGACGAAGACCCGGTCGGCGAGGCTCAGTTCCTCCGCCTTCCGCGCGAGCTTCTCCGGCCCGTCGCCGAGGGCCGTCAACGTCGCGGCCCAGGCGGGCTCCCGCTCCCGCTCCTCGGCGGAGAGGTGGTGGAGCGGCTTCCAGTAGGCGATGGGGAGGTCGTAGAGAGTCCGCAGGCCCCGGCGGCGGGCGACACGGAACGAGGCGAGCGCCCCGTCCTCGTAGGCGTAGACCGCGCGGATGCCGGGCCGGGCGAGAGCCGCCGCCATCTTTCGATCGAGCGCGCCGTAGACGGCGTCGACATCGCACCAGGCGGGCGCGCGCCGCCCCATCCTGCCGTGGAGGAGCCGCGCCATTTCCCGCCAGGGCGAGGTCCGCACCAGCGCGGGGGGGAGTTCCGGCCACGCCCGCCGCTCCAGCTCCCGCCGCAGCGGGGCGGGGACGAGGGGGGCGGGGAACCGGTCCCCGCGCCACGCGATCGCGGTATGGAACTCGGAAAGGAGCCCGGCCTCGCAGAGCGCCCGGGCGGCGTGGCGGCTGTTCGCGTTCCCCGTCGGATGGCCCATGACGATCATCGCCGTTCCTCCAGCCGTTGGCGGAAGCAGGCCAGGTAGGCGTCGCCGATCCGCTCCCGCGTGAAGCGGGCGGCATGATCCCGCCACCGCTGCGGATCGGGGGCCGTCGCCGCGTCGAGGCCGCGAACCAAGGCCGCGGCCAAGCCGTCGACATCGCCGTTCTCGAAAAGGAATCCGCACGGCCCCACCGCCTCGGGCAATCCGCCGCCCCGCGAGGCGACGGCGACGCACCCGCAGGCGATCCCCTCGAGCGCGACGATCCCGAACGGCTCCGCCCAGCGCGAGGGGACGGCCAGCACCCGGTGGCGACGGAGGAGCGCCGCCACCGCCTCGGGCGGCTGGGACCCGGCGAACGCGACCTGCCCGGCGATCCCTTCCGCCGCGGCGAGGTCCCTCAACGCCCCCTCCTCCGGCCCCGATCCGACGACCGTCAAACCGATCGCGCGCCCCTCCCGCCGCAGCTTGCCCAAGGCGCGGAACAGGAGGTCGAACCCCTTGTCCGAAACCAGCCGCCCCACCGCGATCACCTCGCCGTCCCGGGTCGTTCCCGGAACGGAATGGAAGATCCGATCGTCATAGGGATTCGGGATCCGCTCCGAAGGGACGGGGAGGGCGGCGGCGATCGGCTCGCTGATCGCGATGGAGAAGGCCTTCCCGAGGGCGATCCGCTTCAGCCTCGACGAGAGGGAGAGCCCTCCTTGGGACAGCCACGTCTGATGGGTGATCACCCACGGTTTGGGGGAGGCGAACGGAAGGAGCTGCGGCCAGCCCGTCCGCAGGCTGAGATGATTGTGCCAGACGAGGTCGGCCCGGCCGATCTCCCGGAACAAGGTCGAGGCCGAGGGACGGCGGATCACCTCGTAGGGGAACGCTTCGCCGCCCGCTTCCGCCCCGGTCTGCGTGAGGACGGTCACCGCGTGGCCGCGCCGGGTGAACTCCTCCGCCAGCAGCCGCGTCGCCGTTTCGAGGCCGCCCCGGGACGGAGCGAAGGCGTGCGAGGAGACCAGCAACCTCATCGTGGCCGTCTCGGTCATAACCCGCCCCTCCGCAGCAAGGCCGCGACCTTCGACGCGATCCGCTCGGGCGCGCCCTCGCCCTCCCACCACCGGCGGCCCGCCGCTCCCACTTCGGCAAGACGGCGGCGGGTCGGCGGGGCCGCGTCGAATTCGTCCGGGGAGAAAAAGTGGAATCCGGCGAGGAGCGGCGCGGCGTCCTCCGCATCGGCGGCCAGGACGGGGCAGCCCGCAGCCATCGCGCTCAGGACGGTCGTCGACTTGCCGATCAGGCAGGCGCGGTAGCCGGTCAGGTAAAGGTCGGCCCCCGCCAGAACCGGGGCGATCTCGGCCTCGGGGAGATCGTGCCGCCGCTCGACCCGCGCGGCGTCGATCCCGCATTGGCGCAAGGCCGCCGCCTCCGCCTCGCCATCGGCAGCGACGGCAGCCCGTCCCATCACGATCACCTTCCCGATCTTCCCCGCCGCGTTCCAGCGCCGCAGCAGCCCCCGATGGGCGCGGAGGGCGAGGAGCCGGGTGAACGGGAGGCCGTAGAGCAGGAGCCGAAGAGGCTCGTCCTCCTCCCGCGCCGGGCGCGTCATCCCGGCGGCGGGACGGAGGCCGAAGCCCGATATGGGGCCGGAAACCTTCGCGACCCCTCTCGTCTGGAGGCCCCGCAGGAGCCGGTCGTAGCAGCCGACCGTCGTGTAGGCCGCCGTCGCCGTGCGGAGCAGGTCCCGGGCGATCCGTTTCTGGAACGGCGCGGTATAGAAGGCCTTTTTCCAGAACGGCCCCGTCGCCCACATCTCGTGATAGACGATGACGAACGGAATCTCCGCCTCGCGCAAGGCCCCGACCGCCCGGGCCAGCCAGAACGGCAACCCTTCCCGGTCATAGCCGTAGCCGACGTAATGGAGCAGGACCCGGTCGACAGGACCGCACCGGTCGATCGCCTCGCGCAGGCCCTCGGCGGTACGGGCCCCGTCTTCACTGCCGAGGGCGACCGTCCCCGGCGGCGTCCCCTCCCCGGCGCGCCAGCCCGGCGCGGCGACGAGGAAGACGCTCTCGATCCGCTCGTTGCGCCGCAGTTCCTCGGCGAGGTTCATCGCGTAGAGGCCGACCCCTTCCCGCACCGGCGGCAGCTGGGGGACGATATGGCAGACCCGGAGGCTCATGCTATTGCGCCTCCTCCCCGGCGGGGAACAATTCCCGGTAGCGGGCGTAGACGGCTTCCGGCCCCGGGAGCGGCTTCCCCTCCCCTTCCTCGCGGCCCATCACGTGGCTCCAGCCCGGATAGCCCCATTGCCGCAGGTGGTCCCGCGCCGAGGGGTAGGTCTCCCCGAGGAGGACGAGGGCCGGACGGCGGAAGGCGGCGGCGGCGTGCATCGCCATGCTCGAATTGCAGAAGACAAAATCGCTCCCCGCGATCAGCGCGAGGGTTTCCCGGAGGGAGAGTTTTCCCGCGAGGTTGGATCGGGATCCCTGGGCCCCGGCCGCGGCGGCGATCTCCTCCCCCGCCGCCTCGTCCCCCTTCCCGCCGATCACGGCGAGGGTCGCCCCGTCGGCGACGAGGCGGCGGGCCAAATCCCGGTAATGGGCGGCGGGCCACGCCTTCGCCGGGAAGCCCGCGCCGGGGGCGACGACGAGGCGGAGGCCGCGCCTTGGGACCTCCGCGAGGGCGAGAAACTGCCACCGCGCCTCCGCCGCCGCACACTCCTCCCGCGTCAGGAAAAGCTGGGGCCGGTTCTCGGGGAAATCGGCCCGGGGGAGGCCGAGGAGTCCCGCCAGTTCGAGCGCCGCCGCGCCGACATGCTTCGCCCCGTCGTACCGGAGGGCGAGGCCCGGGCCGTAGCCGCCGTCGCCGCCCGCGTAGCCCTCGACGCCGACGCGCCGGGGGATCGCCGCCCGGCTGAGGAAGAGCGCGCCGTAGAACGTCCCCGTCACGTCGATCCCGACGTCGTACCGCTCCGCCCGGACCCGGCGCAGGTCGGGCGAATCCCACAGATAGCGGAGTTTCCCGGCGACGCCCGGATCGGGCTCGACCTTGTTGTGCCAGGGGGTCCGCATCGTCTCGACGCGGCTGAGATGGGGGTTCCCCTCGAGGAGCGGGACGGCCCACGCGCCGACCCCGGCGACGATCTCGGCGTGCGGCCACAGGCGGCGCAGGGCCTCGAAGAGCGGCGTCACGACGAGGAGGTCGCCGAGGTCGTTGCACCGGTGGACGAAGACCCGGCGCGGGCCGGTCGCGTCGGCCGGGGAACGGTCTCCCTTCCGGCCTGCCGCGACCGCCAGGATCGCCCGCTTCGCCGCGGCGGAGCCGATCATCGGCCCAACCCCTTTTTGCGAAGGGAGGAGACCACCCGGCCCAGCGCCAGGTCGGCCTCGCGCAGGGAGGCCCAGAAGGGGACCCCCTCGCCGAACGGACCGCGGCCCGGCGCCATCTTCCAATAGGCCATCTCGGCCGCGCCGACTTCCCGGCCGAGCAGCGAGGGCCAGAGGAAAGGCCGCCGCCACGGCTTGCGAGGGCCGAGGGTGTGGGGAAGGATCATCCGTCCCGGCGCGAAGCCCATCGCCGAGGCGGGGGCGAACTCGACGGGCTCCTCCGTCAGCATCAGGGCGACGTTGAGCGAATCCTGGTCGGCGGCGTGGAACGGCCCCGGCTCGGCGGCGCACCAGCGTTGCAGCCCACCGACCGAGGGGGCGATCGCCTCGACCAGGTCGCGCCACAGGGTGAGGAAGCCGAGCCGCTCCCGACGGAGGCCGATGAAGCCGCCGTTCGCGTAGAGCCCCTCCCGCGCCGCGCCCGTCGGCCCGGGGAAGGCGTAGCCGCTCCCCCGCTCCGCCTCGTTCTGGAAGAACCGCCGCCAGCCCTCGCGCTTCGGCGCGTCGAAGGGGAGCCTCCCGTTCACGTCCTCGCAGACCGCGATCGCCCGGTCGATCCAGGCGTCGAATTCGGACCAGGGCGCGTCGACCATCGCGTCGACGTCGATCAGCGCGATCCGGTCGAACGGCTCCATCTCCTCCCCGGCCACGCGGAGGAGGAACTCGGGCTTGTAATGGGTGAGGTGGTAATCGGTCTCGACCTCGAAGAGCGAGAAGGCGAAGCCGCCCTCGGAGCGCCCGTCGGCCCGCTGCGCCCACATCGGGGCCTGCCCCCGGTAGCCGATGCGGAAGACCCCGCGGAAACCCGAGGCGGCGAGGGAATTCGCCAGCGCCGACGCGCCGCACCAGTAATCGCCCTCGCAGAGGGTCGCGACAATCGTCCGGCCCAAGGAGGAGGGGGAGGAATGGGAAGGGAGGTCCATCACGCTTTCCTGGAAATCATCTTATGCCGGATCGTGTTCCAGCCCATCTTCAATCCCTCGCCCACGCCCGCGAAGGGGCCGCCGTCGGCGATCAGCGCGTTGCGGATCGTCCAGAAGACGACGCGCAGCTGGACCGACCGCGCCCGGTGCCCGATCGCCCCGAGGGTCCCGCCCGTGCGCTCGACTTCCTCCCAGAACCGGAGCCGTCCCGAGGTCAGGTAGACCAACCCGGATCGCGCCCCGCCCGAGGCGACCGCGACGAGGGCCCGCTCCCCCCGGGCCGTCCGGAAGCCGAGCCCCGGACGGAGCGCCTTCCAGACGACGTGGGCGTCCTCGGCCCCCTCGAAGCGGCCGTCGTAGCCGCCGATCCGCCCGAAGGCCTCCCGCCGCCACACCAGCGCCGCCGGACGCCAATCGACGTCCCCGGCGACGCCGAGGGCGCGGAAGAGTTCCCCGAAGACCGCCGTGTCGATCCGGTTCTCGCTCCACGACTCCCCGTCTCCCTTGCCCTCGCAGGCGAAGGGAAGGAAAAGGAGGTCGGCCTCGGGCGGCGCGAACGTCGGCGGAAGGGGAAGCGGGAGATCGTCCCCGTCGACGTGGGCCAGGAAGGGGGCCGAGGCGAGGGCCGCCCCGTGGTTCCGGGCGCCGGAGCGGCCCCGGTTGATCCCCTCCTCGACGAAGCGGGCCTGCCGCCCCACCGCCGTTTGGCGCAGCGCGGCGGGTGCCGGATCGCCCTCCGCGTCGTTGACGAAGATCCACTCCACGCGGGGATCGGCGAGCGCCGGATCGTCGATCCAGCGGGCGATGCAATCCCATTGCCGATAGACCGTCACGATCCGGGTCAGCAGGGGCGCGGAAGCGGTCGGAACGGTCGGGTTCATTCCGCGCCATCATGAAGAAGCGGCTTTCGCCGCGCAACCCTCCAATCCTCCCCATTTTTCCCTTCTTTCGCCGCCGGAGGGAGGCCTTCCCCCTTCCTTGTCTTGCCCTCGACGCTCCGCTTTCGGTAGCCTCCGGGTAGATGGCATCGAAGCGTTCTCCCTTCCTCCGCGATGCCCGGATCTTTTGCCTCGCGGCGCTCCTCGCCCACCTCGGCCTCGCGCTGATCGGATGGAACCGCCCCCTCCTCGACCACTACGCATGGCGGCAAACCCAGACGGCGATCACCGCCGCCTACCTCCCGATCGACGGCTACCGGCCCGCCTACAGCACGCCGATCTTCGGCGCGCCCGCCGCCGCCCCGCTCGAGTTCCCCCTCTATGCCGCCCTCGCCTCCTCGATCTCCCGCCTCGGCGGCTGGCCGCTCGACGCCGCCGGACGGGGCCTCTCGCTCTTCGGCTTCCTCGCGGCGGCGGCGGCGGCGGCGGTCCTGATGCGGCGCTTCGTCCCGGTCCTCGGCCCCGAGGCGCCCTGGATCGCCCTCGGCCTCCTCTTCCTCTCGCCCCTCTACATTTTCTACTCCCGCGCCTTCCTGATCGAGACGACGGCCCTCGCCCTCTCGCTCTTCTTCCTCGAGGCGCTCCTCCGCAGCGCCGAGTCCCATCCCTCGGTCCCCGGGCGGCGCCTCCTCTGGGCCGGGGCCGCGTTCCTCCTCGGCACCCTCGCCGGGCTCACGAAGGTCACCGTCCTCCTCATCGCCTGCGCCCCCGCCGCCGCCCTCCTCGTCGAGACCGCCTTCCGGCGCGGCAGCCTCACGCCGGTCGCCCACCCCTTCCTCGCCCTCGCGGGAGCCGTCGCCGCCTCCTACGCGTGGGTCCATTACACCGACGTCGTGAAAGCGGCGAATCCCCTCGCCTCGGCCATCCTCTCGTCGAAGAGCCTCGTCTCCTGGAACTTCGGCACCTCCGCCCAATACCTCTCCCCGGCCACGTACCGCCATTCGTTCGACCGCGCCCTCCCGGCGATCTTCGGGATGAAATACACCCTCGTCCTCTTCGTGCCGCTCTTCGTCGCCCTCCCCCGGATGCCCCTCCGGCTGGGGCTCCTCGGCCTCGGCTTCCTCGCCGGGCCCCTCGTCTTCCTGAACCTCTTCTTCGTCCACGAATATTACTGGACCGAGAACGCCCTCTACCTCTTCCTCCCCCTCGGCGCCCTCCTCGCCTTCGTCCTCCGCCGGTTGAGTTCCCCGTGGCTGATGCGCGCCGTCCTCCTCGCCGTCGCCCTCCTCATGCTGAACGGCTACCGGACCCAGTTCCTTCCGCTCCAGAACCGGACCGATACCGACGCCCTCGCCCTCGCCGCCGCGATCGAGGAGCATGTCCCCGCCGAGAACTTCGTCCTCTACCTCGGATACGATTACGATCCCTCTCTCCCCTATTACTCCCACCGCCGCGCCCTGATGGACGGGGGGATGGCGGGGAGCCGGGCCTTCGAGGCGACCTACCAGGCGACGGGGCCCGAACGGATCGCCGCCGCCGTCGTCACGGCCGAGGAAGGGAAGCGGGAGGAGACGGTGGCGCGCCTCGCCGCCCTCGGCTTCGCGCCCGAGCCCGCCTATAGCTCGGCGAGCGGTGCACTCTTCATAAAGGTCCCGACCGCGACCCCCGCTCAGGTGCCGACGACTCCGGCAGTCCCGACTCCGCCCCCGGCCAGCGCGCCGTAAAGAGACTCATAGCGGTCGACCATCGTCTCCTCGGAGAAATGGGTGACGGCCCACTCCCGCCCCGCCCGGGAGATCGACTCCCGCAGATCGTCCCCGCCATCGAGAGCCTTCTGCAACGCGAGACCGAGGGCCTTCCCCGTGATTTCCCCGGCCAGCCAGCCGTTGACGCCGGGGACGATCTGCTCCGTCACCCCCTGCGTCGGCGTGGCGACGATGGCGCAGCCCGCCGCCATCGCCTCGAGGATCACGCAGGGGAAGTTCTCCCCCGCCGAGGCGAAGAGGAAATAATCGGCGGCCCGGTAGAAATCCTGGAGCCGCTCTCCGACGGCGTAACCGACCTCGACGCAATCGAGACCGGGAGGAAGCTCCCCCCGCGCCCACGCCGCCGCGCCGCCGACGAGGACGACCTGGATCCCGCGCGGGTCGATGGAGCGGAGGGCCTCGGCCATCTCGGGGAAGCCCTTGTCGCGGTTCCGGTAGTCGCGATTCACCATGAGGATCGTCCGTACGGCGGGATCGACGCTCAGACCCAGGGAAGCGCGGAACGCGGCATCGCGGCGTCGATCGCCCCCCTGCGCCCAGTCCATCCCGATGCCGTTGTGGATGCGGGTCACCGCCCACCGCGCCGAGACGGGGCTCCGCCCGATGAGCTTCAGCGAATGGTCCGAGACGGCGACGGCGTGGATCGGGGCGTCGGAGAGCCAGCGCCGCTTCGCCGCGAGCTGCTCCGCCGTGATGTCGACGCCGTTCATCGGCCATTGGTCGAGGTGGGGGCACTCCCCGCAGGCGTCCTGGTAGCGTTCGCAGCCGAGGGGGTGGGCGCAGCCGCCCGTCACCGGCCAGTGGCTGTGGATCGTCCAGCAGACCGGCTTCCGGCGGGCGAGCCAGGCGAGGCTCTCCAGCGTCGCATACTCGCCGTGGAAGCTGTGGAGGTGGACGACGTCGAAATCGGACGAGGCGAGGCGGCGGAAGGCCCGGTCGCTCCACGGGAGGACGGGGGCGAGGGCCTCGACCCGGGCGCCGAGGCGGCTGTTCCGCAGGTAGCTGAGCGCGCGCGGATAGAGCGGGCGGACGCCGTCACCGAGGGGATAAGTCTTCTGCAGGCCGACGAAGAGGCGGGTCCGGTGGCCCCGCTCCTCCATGCCGCGCCGCAGCTGGGCCGTCACCGTCTCGGCCCCGCCGAGGCGGTAGCAGGTGTTGACGAAGGCGATGTTCAGGCGGGTGCGGGGCATCGCCGTTCCCTTTCGGTTTTCCCGGTCCTCACGCCCGCCGCACGACGCGGCCGCAGACCTCGACGGCGAAGCGATTGTCGTCGACGAGGAGTTCCCGTTCCGTCATGTCTTCCGCGGCGAGGCCCCGGATCTCGGCCGCCGAGGTGAGGGAATTGCCGTATCCCCGGATCGCCGCCGCGCCGGGGCCGAAGTCCTTCTCCAGCGCCAGGCCGAGGCCGACCGGCGTGAAGCGCCAGAACTCGATCCACGGCATGTCCTTCGCCGCCGCCATCGACATCTGCGGGACGGCGACGAGGAGGACGCCGCCCGGCTTCAGCATCCGGTGGAACTCGGCGAGCATCGCCGGATAATCGCCGACGAGGTGGAGGACATGGGTGCAGAGGATGCAGTCGAACGCGGCCGAGGGGACGGCGTTCGGCTTCGTGAGGTCGGCGACGATCGTCGCGGCCCGGTTCGTCGCCTCGAGGTCGACGATGTCGAGCTTCGTCACCCGCGCCCCGCCGTGGCGGGTGGCATAGCGGTCCTCGGAGAACTCGAGCACGTGGCCGCCGATGTCGGCGGCATGCTCCTCGATGAAGCGGTCGAGGTACCAGCGGTGGATCGGCGTCCCCCGGCCCCAGCCCCAGAAGCCATCGAGCGGGCGGGTGCCGAAGCCGAAGAGGAGCCTCACCCAGGGCCGGAAGCGGAAGCGCGCCAGCCGGTTCCGGAGCCGGATGCCGGGACTGTCGACGGCGGGACGGCCCTCATCCTCGGTGATGCGCATGGGTTCCCT from Verrucomicrobium sp. GAS474 encodes the following:
- a CDS encoding FkbM family methyltransferase; the protein is MSHPLPRLSPLAAGFCAATRFWPSERGKSFLLRTLDRLDPPRPEAVEIGLENGLRLEVFWNDVPSRTTALFGENDADLWRFLSFLYDRAARAKAVSPRFVDAGANLGLYSLRLARRGVRCEAFEPQARMVGLLSRNAARNGLAERLTVHPVALGAAEGEVFLEAMEENSCIARVGDGTKGVPVPLRRLDGEISPERWREVVAMKVDVEGFEIDVFRGASALFSLHRPPLVFELNMVECEARNHPPKLFREVLEGFGYRHFYALDRRLYPIGNGVFVVPNIVALAPGDEGLRDAFGFDPAFRPVPRPEWPVYDIEF
- a CDS encoding glycosyltransferase family 4 protein; translation: MIVMGHPTGNANSRHAARALCEAGLLSEFHTAIAWRGDRFPAPLVPAPLRRELERRAWPELPPALVRTSPWREMARLLHGRMGRRAPAWCDVDAVYGALDRKMAAALARPGIRAVYAYEDGALASFRVARRRGLRTLYDLPIAYWKPLHHLSAEEREREPAWAATLTALGDGPEKLARKAEELSLADRVFVASSYTAETLRGEIAPEKVSVIPYGSGSDDAPVPRRTAWSAAPEPLRVLYVGSLSQRKGLSYLFSALEQAGAGCALTVIGRKVTDRPCPALDAALSRPGCRWIPSLPHAGVLAEMERHDVLVFPSLFEGFGLVIPEAMSRGMAVIATPHTAAPDLIEDGRDGFLVPIRSAEAIAARLDLLRSDRDRLRAVGAAAQARAAALRWEAYCSRLVAGVREML
- a CDS encoding glycosyltransferase family 4 protein → MTETATMRLLVSSHAFAPSRGGLETATRLLAEEFTRRGHAVTVLTQTGAEAGGEAFPYEVIRRPSASTLFREIGRADLVWHNHLSLRTGWPQLLPFASPKPWVITHQTWLSQGGLSLSSRLKRIALGKAFSIAISEPIAAALPVPSERIPNPYDDRIFHSVPGTTRDGEVIAVGRLVSDKGFDLLFRALGKLRREGRAIGLTVVGSGPEEGALRDLAAAEGIAGQVAFAGSQPPEAVAALLRRHRVLAVPSRWAEPFGIVALEGIACGCVAVASRGGGLPEAVGPCGFLFENGDVDGLAAALVRGLDAATAPDPQRWRDHAARFTRERIGDAYLACFRQRLEERR
- a CDS encoding glycosyltransferase family 9 protein — its product is MIGSAAAKRAILAVAAGRKGDRSPADATGPRRVFVHRCNDLGDLLVVTPLFEALRRLWPHAEIVAGVGAWAVPLLEGNPHLSRVETMRTPWHNKVEPDPGVAGKLRYLWDSPDLRRVRAERYDVGIDVTGTFYGALFLSRAAIPRRVGVEGYAGGDGGYGPGLALRYDGAKHVGAAALELAGLLGLPRADFPENRPQLFLTREECAAAEARWQFLALAEVPRRGLRLVVAPGAGFPAKAWPAAHYRDLARRLVADGATLAVIGGKGDEAAGEEIAAAAGAQGSRSNLAGKLSLRETLALIAGSDFVFCNSSMAMHAAAAFRRPALVLLGETYPSARDHLRQWGYPGWSHVMGREEGEGKPLPGPEAVYARYRELFPAGEEAQ
- a CDS encoding glycosyltransferase family A protein, with the protein product MNPTVPTASAPLLTRIVTVYRQWDCIARWIDDPALADPRVEWIFVNDAEGDPAPAALRQTAVGRQARFVEEGINRGRSGARNHGAALASAPFLAHVDGDDLPLPLPPTFAPPEADLLFLPFACEGKGDGESWSENRIDTAVFGELFRALGVAGDVDWRPAALVWRREAFGRIGGYDGRFEGAEDAHVVWKALRPGLGFRTARGERALVAVASGGARSGLVYLTSGRLRFWEEVERTGGTLGAIGHRARSVQLRVVFWTIRNALIADGGPFAGVGEGLKMGWNTIRHKMISRKA
- a CDS encoding glycosyltransferase, whose translation is MPRTRLNIAFVNTCYRLGGAETVTAQLRRGMEERGHRTRLFVGLQKTYPLGDGVRPLYPRALSYLRNSRLGARVEALAPVLPWSDRAFRRLASSDFDVVHLHSFHGEYATLESLAWLARRKPVCWTIHSHWPVTGGCAHPLGCERYQDACGECPHLDQWPMNGVDITAEQLAAKRRWLSDAPIHAVAVSDHSLKLIGRSPVSARWAVTRIHNGIGMDWAQGGDRRRDAAFRASLGLSVDPAVRTILMVNRDYRNRDKGFPEMAEALRSIDPRGIQVVLVGGAAAWARGELPPGLDCVEVGYAVGERLQDFYRAADYFLFASAGENFPCVILEAMAAGCAIVATPTQGVTEQIVPGVNGWLAGEITGKALGLALQKALDGGDDLRESISRAGREWAVTHFSEETMVDRYESLYGALAGGGVGTAGVVGT
- a CDS encoding methyltransferase domain-containing protein, yielding MRITEDEGRPAVDSPGIRLRNRLARFRFRPWVRLLFGFGTRPLDGFWGWGRGTPIHRWYLDRFIEEHAADIGGHVLEFSEDRYATRHGGARVTKLDIVDLEATNRAATIVADLTKPNAVPSAAFDCILCTHVLHLVGDYPAMLAEFHRMLKPGGVLLVAVPQMSMAAAKDMPWIEFWRFTPVGLGLALEKDFGPGAAAIRGYGNSLTSAAEIRGLAAEDMTERELLVDDNRFAVEVCGRVVRRA